In Chelonoidis abingdonii isolate Lonesome George chromosome 22, CheloAbing_2.0, whole genome shotgun sequence, one genomic interval encodes:
- the CMKLR1 gene encoding chemerin-like receptor 1, with amino-acid sequence METYNYSYDPLMDYDYDNFTTVRVKQEPSHDAGDIARILSVVVYSLTCLLGILGNGLVITIITFKMKKSINAIWFLNLAVADFLFNIFLPLNIAYTAMNYHWVFGAAMCKLNSFLLNLNLYSSVLLLMTISLDRCVSVVLPVWAQNHRTTTLACLVCVVDWVLGLVMSSPSLVFRDTAAHKGNVICFSNYSLFRNKYDHSLGVMRHKTVNIVRFLTGFVIPVTIITVCYMIIVVKLKRNRLAKSKKPFKIIVTIIVTFFLCWTPYHVFNLLETQHEQVSHVVLKIGIPITTALAAASSCMNPILYVFMGQDFKKFKVTVFSRLVNALSEDATHSTLAQRSFSKMSSMTEKDTTLL; translated from the coding sequence ATGGAGACCTACAATTACTCTTATGACCCCTTGATGGATTATGATTATGATAATTTCACCACAGTTAGAGTTAAGCAAGAGCCATCACACGATGCAGGAGACATTGCTAGAATCCTCTCTGTTGTAGTCTACAGCCTCACCTGCCTCTTGGGAATTCTGGGGAACGGCCTAGTCATCACGATCATCACTTTCAAGATGAAAAAGTCCATCAATGCCATTTGGTTTCTCAACCTGGCTGTTGCCGACTTTCTTTTCAACATCTTCCTGCCACTGAATATTGCGTACACCGCCATGAACTACCATTGGGTCTTTGGGGCAGCCATGTGCAAGTTAAACTCTTTCCTCCTCAACCTGAACTTGTACAGcagtgtgctgctgctgatgaccATCAGCTTAGACCGTTGTGTGTCCGTGGTCCTTCCAGTCTGGGCCCAAAACCATCGAACCACTACGCTGGCATGTTTGGTTTGCGTTGTCGACTGGGTGCTTGGTTTGGTAATGAGTTCCCCATCTCTTGTTTTCCGGGATACTGCAGCTCACAAAGGCAATGTGATATGTTTTAGTAactacagcttgttcaggaataAGTATGACCATTCTCTGGGTGTGATGAGACACAAGACTGTAAACATTGTCAGGTTTCTGACAGGGTTTGTCATTCCTGTCACCATCATCACAGTCTGTTACATGATCATTGTCGTCAAGCTGAAACGAAATCGGCTTGCCAAATCCAAAAAGCCCTTCAAGATCATTGTCACAATTATTGTGACCTTCTTCTTGTGCTGGACCCCCTACCATGTCTTCAACCTCCTGGAAACGCAGCATGAGCAAGTCTCCCATGTGGTACTCAAGATTGGGATTCCCATCACCACGGCTCTGGCTGCGGCCAGCAGCTGCATGAATCCCATCCTCTATGTCTTCATGGGCCAGGACTTTAAAAAGTTTAAGGTGACCGTCTTCTCCAGACTAGTGAACGCACTAAGTGAAGACGCCACCCACTCGACTCTCGCTCAGAGGAGCTTCTCTAAGATGTCCTCAATGACTGAAAAGGATACCACCCTCCTCTGA